The Prinia subflava isolate CZ2003 ecotype Zambia chromosome 15, Cam_Psub_1.2, whole genome shotgun sequence genome contains a region encoding:
- the KIF23 gene encoding kinesin-like protein KIF23 isoform X3, translating into MKAARARTPRRPRKGTNPTLKDPVGVYCRVRPLGRADQECCIEVINHTTLQLHPPEGFRLCRNGEYRETQYSFKEVFGTLVAQKELFDVVAKPLVEDLIRGKNGLLFTYGVTGSGKTHTMTGSPGDGGLLPRCLAMIFNSIGPFQAKRFVFKLDEKNGVDVQSEVEALLERQRREALPIPKTPAGKRQLDPEFADMIAVQDHCRAEEVDEDNVYGVFVSYIEIYNNYIYDLLEEPPCDSIKPKPPQSKTLREDQNHNMYVMGCTEVEVKSTEEAFEVFWRGQKKRRIANTQLNRESSRSHSVFIIKLAQAPLDADGDNVLQEKEQITLSQLSLVDLAGSERTNRTKAEGNRLREAGNINQSLMTLRTCIEVLRENQLYGTNKMVPYRDSKLTHLFKNYFDGEGKVRMIVCVNPKAEDYEESLQVMRFAEVTQEVEVARPADRPLCWLTPGRRLRHQALREELSRKLELRGGPVGAGPEEQSPAELFFQSLPPLPSCELLDINDDQTLPKLIEALEQRHKMRQALAEEFAKNVLAFKTMLQEFDSSVASKENYIQGKLAEKEKTITGQRTELERLEKKIKTLEYKIEILEKTATIYEEDKRNLQQELESKSQKLQRQASDKRRLEARLQGMVAETSLKWEKECERRVAAKQLEMQNKLWVKDEKLKQLKAIVTEPRAEKPERPSREREREKPLPRSVSPSPVPSCGDPAELGDSRAAPGLCRRSNSCSSISVASCVLEWEQRGPPCEPASIPKARNKAGAEPGSAWPSPARRRGMCWSRVLEMPRDREELEQEEEPCCRSTPVAPLRARRSRSAGERWVDHRPPSHVPTETLLQPRVPRAITVEAPSERALARCDRYLLTHQELASDGEIQTKLIKGDVFKTRGGGQAVQFTDIETLKQESPTGRKRRSSPPSPDPAGDAADSEWTDVETRCSVAVEMRAGSALGPGFQHHAQPKRRKP; encoded by the exons ATGAAGGCGGC TAGGGCCAGGACGCCGCGGCGGCCGAGGAAAGGCACCAACCCCACGCTGAAGGACCCGGTGGGG GTGTACTGCCGTGTGCGGCCGCTGGGCCGTGCGGACCAGGAGTGCTGCATCGAGGTCATCAACCACACCACGCTGCAGCTGCACCCGCCCGAGGGCTTCCGCCTCTGCCGCAACGGCGAGTACCGAGAG acGCAGTATTCCTTCAAGGAGGTGTTTGGCACGCTGGTGGCGCAGAAGGAGCTCTTTGACGTGGTGGCCAAGCCCCTGGTGGAGGATCTGATCCGGGGCAAGAATG GTCTGCTGTTCACCTACGGAGTGACGGGCAGCGGGAAGACCCACACCATGACGGGGTCCCCCGGGGACGGGGGGCTCCTGCCCCGCTGCCTGGCCATGATCTTCAACAGCATCGGCCCCTTCCAGGCCAAGAGATTC GTTTTCAAGCTGGACGAGAAGAACGGGGTGGATGTGCAGAGCGAGGTGGAGGCGCTGCTGGAGCGCCAGAGGAGAGAGGCCCTGCCCATCCCCAAAACCCCGGCTGGGAA GAGGCAGCTGGATCCCGAGTTTGCCGACATGATCGCGGTGCAGGATCACTGCCGCGCCGAGGAGGTGGACGAGGACAACGTCTACGGCGTCTTCGTGTCCTACATCGAGATCTACAACAACTACATCTACGACCTGCTGGAGGAGCCTCCCTGCGACTCCATCAAGCCCAA ACCTCCCCAGTCCAAAACCCTTCGGGAGGACCAGAACCACAACATGTACGTGATGGGCTGCACCGAGGTGGAGGTCAAATCCACAGAGGAAGCCTTCGAAGTCTTCTGGAGAG ggcagaAGAAGCGGCGCATCGCCAACACGCAGCTGAACCGGGAATCCAGCCGCTCCCACTCCGTGTTCATCATCAAACTGGCACAGGCCCCTCTGGATGCAGACGGGGACAACGTGCTCCAG gaaaaggagcagatcACCCTGAGCCAGCTGTCCCTGGTGGATCTGGCGGGAAGCGAGAGAACCAACAGGACCAAAGCCGAGGGGAACCGGCTGCGGGAGGCAG ggAATATCAACCAGTCATTGATGACGCTGAGGACGTGCATCGAGGTCCTGCGGGAGAACCAACTGTACGGAACAAACAAG ATGGTTCCGTACAGAGATTCCAAGCTGACTCACCTCTTCAAGAACTATTTTGATGGAGAGGGGAAGGTTCGAATGATTGTGTGTGTGAACCCCAAGGCTGAGGACTACGAGGAGAGCCTG caggtgaTGCGTTTCGCGGAGGTGAcgcaggaggtggaggtggcGCGGCCCGCGGACCGGCCGCTGTGCTGGCTGACGCCGGGGCGCCGCCTGCGCCACCAGGCCCTGCGCGAGGAGCTCTCCCGAAAGCTGGAGCTGCGGGGCGGCCCCGTGGGGGCAG GACCAGAGGAGCAATCTCCTGCCGAGCTGTTTTTCCAGagcctccctcccctgccttcCTGCGAGCTCCTGGACATCAACGACGACCAAACGCTGCCAAAACTCATCGAGGCCCTGGAGCAGCGCCACAAAATGAGGCAGGCGCTGGCAGAGGAGTTTGCCAAAAACG TTCTTGCCTTTAAAACAATGCTGCAAGAATTTGACTCCAGTGTGGCGTCCAAGGAAAATTATATCCAAGGAAAACTggctgagaaggagaaaacCATCACGGGGCAGAGGACGGAGCTGGAACGGCTGGAGAAGAAGATTAAAACCTTGGAGTACAAG ATCGAGATTCTGGAGAAGACGGCCACGATTTACGAGGAGGACAAGAggaacctgcagcaggagctggagagcaAGAGCCAGAAGCTGCAGCGGCAGGCGTCGGACAAGAGGAGGCtggaggccaggctgcagggcatGGTGGCCGAGACCTCCCTCAAGTGGGAGAAGGAATGT GAGCGGCGCGTGGCGGCCAAGCAGCTGGAGATGCAGAACAAGCTGTGGGTGAAGGACGAGAAGCTGAAGCAGCTCAAGGCCATCGTCACTGAGCCCAGAGCCGAGAAGCCGGAGCGGCCGTcccgggagcgggagcgggagaAGCCTCTCCCCAGATCCGTGTCCCCTTCCCCTGTGCCC AGCTGCGGTGACCCCGCTGAGCTCGGGGACAgccgggcggccccggggctgtgcaggcgctccaactcctgcagcagcatctctgtggcctcctgcgtgctggagtgggagcaGAGAGGCCCCCCCTGCGAGCCAGCCAGCATTCCCAAAGCCAGGAATAAAGCGGGAGCGGAGCCGGGCTCGGCCTGGCCCAGCCCCGCCAGGAGGAGAGGGATGTGCTGGAGCCGAGTGCTGGAGATGCCCAGGGATAGAGAGGAGCTAGAGCAGGAAGAGGAGCCTTGCTGCAGG AGCACTCCGGTGGCCCCTCTCCGAGCGCGGCGCTCCCGCAGTGCCGGCGAGCGCTGGGTGGATCACCGGCCGCCGTCGCACGTGCCCACGGAGACGCTGCTGCAGCCGCGCGTGCCGCGCGCCATCACCGTGGAGGCGCCCAGCGAGCGCGCCCTGGCCCGCTGCGACCGCTACCTGCTCACCCACCAGGAGCTGGCCTCCGACGGGGAGATCCAGACCAAGCTCATCAAG GGGGACGTTTTCAAGACCAGGGGTGGCGGCCAGGCCGTGCAGTTCACGGACATCGAGACCCTCAAGCAGGAATCTCCCACCGG GCGGAAGCGCCGCTcgtcccctcccagccccgaCCCCGCCGGGGACGCCGCGGACTCGGAGTGGACGGACGTGGAGACCAGG TGCTCCGTGGCCGTGGAGATGAGGGCGGGATCGGCGCTGGGACCGGGATTCCAGCACCACGCCCAGCCCAA ACGCAGGAAACCCTGa
- the KIF23 gene encoding kinesin-like protein KIF23 isoform X1: protein MKAARARTPRRPRKGTNPTLKDPVGVYCRVRPLGRADQECCIEVINHTTLQLHPPEGFRLCRNGEYRETQYSFKEVFGTLVAQKELFDVVAKPLVEDLIRGKNGLLFTYGVTGSGKTHTMTGSPGDGGLLPRCLAMIFNSIGPFQAKRFVFKLDEKNGVDVQSEVEALLERQRREALPIPKTPAGKRQLDPEFADMIAVQDHCRAEEVDEDNVYGVFVSYIEIYNNYIYDLLEEPPCDSIKPKWNSCNTPVRNGDFVPPQSKTLREDQNHNMYVMGCTEVEVKSTEEAFEVFWRGQKKRRIANTQLNRESSRSHSVFIIKLAQAPLDADGDNVLQEKEQITLSQLSLVDLAGSERTNRTKAEGNRLREAGNINQSLMTLRTCIEVLRENQLYGTNKMVPYRDSKLTHLFKNYFDGEGKVRMIVCVNPKAEDYEESLQVMRFAEVTQEVEVARPADRPLCWLTPGRRLRHQALREELSRKLELRGGPVGAGPEEQSPAELFFQSLPPLPSCELLDINDDQTLPKLIEALEQRHKMRQALAEEFAKNVLAFKTMLQEFDSSVASKENYIQGKLAEKEKTITGQRTELERLEKKIKTLEYKIEILEKTATIYEEDKRNLQQELESKSQKLQRQASDKRRLEARLQGMVAETSLKWEKECERRVAAKQLEMQNKLWVKDEKLKQLKAIVTEPRAEKPERPSREREREKPLPRSVSPSPVPSCGDPAELGDSRAAPGLCRRSNSCSSISVASCVLEWEQRGPPCEPASIPKARNKAGAEPGSAWPSPARRRGMCWSRVLEMPRDREELEQEEEPCCRSTPVAPLRARRSRSAGERWVDHRPPSHVPTETLLQPRVPRAITVEAPSERALARCDRYLLTHQELASDGEIQTKLIKGDVFKTRGGGQAVQFTDIETLKQESPTGRKRRSSPPSPDPAGDAADSEWTDVETRCSVAVEMRAGSALGPGFQHHAQPKRRKP from the exons ATGAAGGCGGC TAGGGCCAGGACGCCGCGGCGGCCGAGGAAAGGCACCAACCCCACGCTGAAGGACCCGGTGGGG GTGTACTGCCGTGTGCGGCCGCTGGGCCGTGCGGACCAGGAGTGCTGCATCGAGGTCATCAACCACACCACGCTGCAGCTGCACCCGCCCGAGGGCTTCCGCCTCTGCCGCAACGGCGAGTACCGAGAG acGCAGTATTCCTTCAAGGAGGTGTTTGGCACGCTGGTGGCGCAGAAGGAGCTCTTTGACGTGGTGGCCAAGCCCCTGGTGGAGGATCTGATCCGGGGCAAGAATG GTCTGCTGTTCACCTACGGAGTGACGGGCAGCGGGAAGACCCACACCATGACGGGGTCCCCCGGGGACGGGGGGCTCCTGCCCCGCTGCCTGGCCATGATCTTCAACAGCATCGGCCCCTTCCAGGCCAAGAGATTC GTTTTCAAGCTGGACGAGAAGAACGGGGTGGATGTGCAGAGCGAGGTGGAGGCGCTGCTGGAGCGCCAGAGGAGAGAGGCCCTGCCCATCCCCAAAACCCCGGCTGGGAA GAGGCAGCTGGATCCCGAGTTTGCCGACATGATCGCGGTGCAGGATCACTGCCGCGCCGAGGAGGTGGACGAGGACAACGTCTACGGCGTCTTCGTGTCCTACATCGAGATCTACAACAACTACATCTACGACCTGCTGGAGGAGCCTCCCTGCGACTCCATCAAGCCCAA GTGGAACAGTTGCAACACTCCTGTGAGAAATGGAGACTTTGT ACCTCCCCAGTCCAAAACCCTTCGGGAGGACCAGAACCACAACATGTACGTGATGGGCTGCACCGAGGTGGAGGTCAAATCCACAGAGGAAGCCTTCGAAGTCTTCTGGAGAG ggcagaAGAAGCGGCGCATCGCCAACACGCAGCTGAACCGGGAATCCAGCCGCTCCCACTCCGTGTTCATCATCAAACTGGCACAGGCCCCTCTGGATGCAGACGGGGACAACGTGCTCCAG gaaaaggagcagatcACCCTGAGCCAGCTGTCCCTGGTGGATCTGGCGGGAAGCGAGAGAACCAACAGGACCAAAGCCGAGGGGAACCGGCTGCGGGAGGCAG ggAATATCAACCAGTCATTGATGACGCTGAGGACGTGCATCGAGGTCCTGCGGGAGAACCAACTGTACGGAACAAACAAG ATGGTTCCGTACAGAGATTCCAAGCTGACTCACCTCTTCAAGAACTATTTTGATGGAGAGGGGAAGGTTCGAATGATTGTGTGTGTGAACCCCAAGGCTGAGGACTACGAGGAGAGCCTG caggtgaTGCGTTTCGCGGAGGTGAcgcaggaggtggaggtggcGCGGCCCGCGGACCGGCCGCTGTGCTGGCTGACGCCGGGGCGCCGCCTGCGCCACCAGGCCCTGCGCGAGGAGCTCTCCCGAAAGCTGGAGCTGCGGGGCGGCCCCGTGGGGGCAG GACCAGAGGAGCAATCTCCTGCCGAGCTGTTTTTCCAGagcctccctcccctgccttcCTGCGAGCTCCTGGACATCAACGACGACCAAACGCTGCCAAAACTCATCGAGGCCCTGGAGCAGCGCCACAAAATGAGGCAGGCGCTGGCAGAGGAGTTTGCCAAAAACG TTCTTGCCTTTAAAACAATGCTGCAAGAATTTGACTCCAGTGTGGCGTCCAAGGAAAATTATATCCAAGGAAAACTggctgagaaggagaaaacCATCACGGGGCAGAGGACGGAGCTGGAACGGCTGGAGAAGAAGATTAAAACCTTGGAGTACAAG ATCGAGATTCTGGAGAAGACGGCCACGATTTACGAGGAGGACAAGAggaacctgcagcaggagctggagagcaAGAGCCAGAAGCTGCAGCGGCAGGCGTCGGACAAGAGGAGGCtggaggccaggctgcagggcatGGTGGCCGAGACCTCCCTCAAGTGGGAGAAGGAATGT GAGCGGCGCGTGGCGGCCAAGCAGCTGGAGATGCAGAACAAGCTGTGGGTGAAGGACGAGAAGCTGAAGCAGCTCAAGGCCATCGTCACTGAGCCCAGAGCCGAGAAGCCGGAGCGGCCGTcccgggagcgggagcgggagaAGCCTCTCCCCAGATCCGTGTCCCCTTCCCCTGTGCCC AGCTGCGGTGACCCCGCTGAGCTCGGGGACAgccgggcggccccggggctgtgcaggcgctccaactcctgcagcagcatctctgtggcctcctgcgtgctggagtgggagcaGAGAGGCCCCCCCTGCGAGCCAGCCAGCATTCCCAAAGCCAGGAATAAAGCGGGAGCGGAGCCGGGCTCGGCCTGGCCCAGCCCCGCCAGGAGGAGAGGGATGTGCTGGAGCCGAGTGCTGGAGATGCCCAGGGATAGAGAGGAGCTAGAGCAGGAAGAGGAGCCTTGCTGCAGG AGCACTCCGGTGGCCCCTCTCCGAGCGCGGCGCTCCCGCAGTGCCGGCGAGCGCTGGGTGGATCACCGGCCGCCGTCGCACGTGCCCACGGAGACGCTGCTGCAGCCGCGCGTGCCGCGCGCCATCACCGTGGAGGCGCCCAGCGAGCGCGCCCTGGCCCGCTGCGACCGCTACCTGCTCACCCACCAGGAGCTGGCCTCCGACGGGGAGATCCAGACCAAGCTCATCAAG GGGGACGTTTTCAAGACCAGGGGTGGCGGCCAGGCCGTGCAGTTCACGGACATCGAGACCCTCAAGCAGGAATCTCCCACCGG GCGGAAGCGCCGCTcgtcccctcccagccccgaCCCCGCCGGGGACGCCGCGGACTCGGAGTGGACGGACGTGGAGACCAGG TGCTCCGTGGCCGTGGAGATGAGGGCGGGATCGGCGCTGGGACCGGGATTCCAGCACCACGCCCAGCCCAA ACGCAGGAAACCCTGa
- the KIF23 gene encoding kinesin-like protein KIF23 isoform X2 produces the protein MKAAARTPRRPRKGTNPTLKDPVGVYCRVRPLGRADQECCIEVINHTTLQLHPPEGFRLCRNGEYRETQYSFKEVFGTLVAQKELFDVVAKPLVEDLIRGKNGLLFTYGVTGSGKTHTMTGSPGDGGLLPRCLAMIFNSIGPFQAKRFVFKLDEKNGVDVQSEVEALLERQRREALPIPKTPAGKRQLDPEFADMIAVQDHCRAEEVDEDNVYGVFVSYIEIYNNYIYDLLEEPPCDSIKPKWNSCNTPVRNGDFVPPQSKTLREDQNHNMYVMGCTEVEVKSTEEAFEVFWRGQKKRRIANTQLNRESSRSHSVFIIKLAQAPLDADGDNVLQEKEQITLSQLSLVDLAGSERTNRTKAEGNRLREAGNINQSLMTLRTCIEVLRENQLYGTNKMVPYRDSKLTHLFKNYFDGEGKVRMIVCVNPKAEDYEESLQVMRFAEVTQEVEVARPADRPLCWLTPGRRLRHQALREELSRKLELRGGPVGAGPEEQSPAELFFQSLPPLPSCELLDINDDQTLPKLIEALEQRHKMRQALAEEFAKNVLAFKTMLQEFDSSVASKENYIQGKLAEKEKTITGQRTELERLEKKIKTLEYKIEILEKTATIYEEDKRNLQQELESKSQKLQRQASDKRRLEARLQGMVAETSLKWEKECERRVAAKQLEMQNKLWVKDEKLKQLKAIVTEPRAEKPERPSREREREKPLPRSVSPSPVPSCGDPAELGDSRAAPGLCRRSNSCSSISVASCVLEWEQRGPPCEPASIPKARNKAGAEPGSAWPSPARRRGMCWSRVLEMPRDREELEQEEEPCCRSTPVAPLRARRSRSAGERWVDHRPPSHVPTETLLQPRVPRAITVEAPSERALARCDRYLLTHQELASDGEIQTKLIKGDVFKTRGGGQAVQFTDIETLKQESPTGRKRRSSPPSPDPAGDAADSEWTDVETRCSVAVEMRAGSALGPGFQHHAQPKRRKP, from the exons ATGAAGGCGGC GGCCAGGACGCCGCGGCGGCCGAGGAAAGGCACCAACCCCACGCTGAAGGACCCGGTGGGG GTGTACTGCCGTGTGCGGCCGCTGGGCCGTGCGGACCAGGAGTGCTGCATCGAGGTCATCAACCACACCACGCTGCAGCTGCACCCGCCCGAGGGCTTCCGCCTCTGCCGCAACGGCGAGTACCGAGAG acGCAGTATTCCTTCAAGGAGGTGTTTGGCACGCTGGTGGCGCAGAAGGAGCTCTTTGACGTGGTGGCCAAGCCCCTGGTGGAGGATCTGATCCGGGGCAAGAATG GTCTGCTGTTCACCTACGGAGTGACGGGCAGCGGGAAGACCCACACCATGACGGGGTCCCCCGGGGACGGGGGGCTCCTGCCCCGCTGCCTGGCCATGATCTTCAACAGCATCGGCCCCTTCCAGGCCAAGAGATTC GTTTTCAAGCTGGACGAGAAGAACGGGGTGGATGTGCAGAGCGAGGTGGAGGCGCTGCTGGAGCGCCAGAGGAGAGAGGCCCTGCCCATCCCCAAAACCCCGGCTGGGAA GAGGCAGCTGGATCCCGAGTTTGCCGACATGATCGCGGTGCAGGATCACTGCCGCGCCGAGGAGGTGGACGAGGACAACGTCTACGGCGTCTTCGTGTCCTACATCGAGATCTACAACAACTACATCTACGACCTGCTGGAGGAGCCTCCCTGCGACTCCATCAAGCCCAA GTGGAACAGTTGCAACACTCCTGTGAGAAATGGAGACTTTGT ACCTCCCCAGTCCAAAACCCTTCGGGAGGACCAGAACCACAACATGTACGTGATGGGCTGCACCGAGGTGGAGGTCAAATCCACAGAGGAAGCCTTCGAAGTCTTCTGGAGAG ggcagaAGAAGCGGCGCATCGCCAACACGCAGCTGAACCGGGAATCCAGCCGCTCCCACTCCGTGTTCATCATCAAACTGGCACAGGCCCCTCTGGATGCAGACGGGGACAACGTGCTCCAG gaaaaggagcagatcACCCTGAGCCAGCTGTCCCTGGTGGATCTGGCGGGAAGCGAGAGAACCAACAGGACCAAAGCCGAGGGGAACCGGCTGCGGGAGGCAG ggAATATCAACCAGTCATTGATGACGCTGAGGACGTGCATCGAGGTCCTGCGGGAGAACCAACTGTACGGAACAAACAAG ATGGTTCCGTACAGAGATTCCAAGCTGACTCACCTCTTCAAGAACTATTTTGATGGAGAGGGGAAGGTTCGAATGATTGTGTGTGTGAACCCCAAGGCTGAGGACTACGAGGAGAGCCTG caggtgaTGCGTTTCGCGGAGGTGAcgcaggaggtggaggtggcGCGGCCCGCGGACCGGCCGCTGTGCTGGCTGACGCCGGGGCGCCGCCTGCGCCACCAGGCCCTGCGCGAGGAGCTCTCCCGAAAGCTGGAGCTGCGGGGCGGCCCCGTGGGGGCAG GACCAGAGGAGCAATCTCCTGCCGAGCTGTTTTTCCAGagcctccctcccctgccttcCTGCGAGCTCCTGGACATCAACGACGACCAAACGCTGCCAAAACTCATCGAGGCCCTGGAGCAGCGCCACAAAATGAGGCAGGCGCTGGCAGAGGAGTTTGCCAAAAACG TTCTTGCCTTTAAAACAATGCTGCAAGAATTTGACTCCAGTGTGGCGTCCAAGGAAAATTATATCCAAGGAAAACTggctgagaaggagaaaacCATCACGGGGCAGAGGACGGAGCTGGAACGGCTGGAGAAGAAGATTAAAACCTTGGAGTACAAG ATCGAGATTCTGGAGAAGACGGCCACGATTTACGAGGAGGACAAGAggaacctgcagcaggagctggagagcaAGAGCCAGAAGCTGCAGCGGCAGGCGTCGGACAAGAGGAGGCtggaggccaggctgcagggcatGGTGGCCGAGACCTCCCTCAAGTGGGAGAAGGAATGT GAGCGGCGCGTGGCGGCCAAGCAGCTGGAGATGCAGAACAAGCTGTGGGTGAAGGACGAGAAGCTGAAGCAGCTCAAGGCCATCGTCACTGAGCCCAGAGCCGAGAAGCCGGAGCGGCCGTcccgggagcgggagcgggagaAGCCTCTCCCCAGATCCGTGTCCCCTTCCCCTGTGCCC AGCTGCGGTGACCCCGCTGAGCTCGGGGACAgccgggcggccccggggctgtgcaggcgctccaactcctgcagcagcatctctgtggcctcctgcgtgctggagtgggagcaGAGAGGCCCCCCCTGCGAGCCAGCCAGCATTCCCAAAGCCAGGAATAAAGCGGGAGCGGAGCCGGGCTCGGCCTGGCCCAGCCCCGCCAGGAGGAGAGGGATGTGCTGGAGCCGAGTGCTGGAGATGCCCAGGGATAGAGAGGAGCTAGAGCAGGAAGAGGAGCCTTGCTGCAGG AGCACTCCGGTGGCCCCTCTCCGAGCGCGGCGCTCCCGCAGTGCCGGCGAGCGCTGGGTGGATCACCGGCCGCCGTCGCACGTGCCCACGGAGACGCTGCTGCAGCCGCGCGTGCCGCGCGCCATCACCGTGGAGGCGCCCAGCGAGCGCGCCCTGGCCCGCTGCGACCGCTACCTGCTCACCCACCAGGAGCTGGCCTCCGACGGGGAGATCCAGACCAAGCTCATCAAG GGGGACGTTTTCAAGACCAGGGGTGGCGGCCAGGCCGTGCAGTTCACGGACATCGAGACCCTCAAGCAGGAATCTCCCACCGG GCGGAAGCGCCGCTcgtcccctcccagccccgaCCCCGCCGGGGACGCCGCGGACTCGGAGTGGACGGACGTGGAGACCAGG TGCTCCGTGGCCGTGGAGATGAGGGCGGGATCGGCGCTGGGACCGGGATTCCAGCACCACGCCCAGCCCAA ACGCAGGAAACCCTGa